The following are encoded in a window of Phaseolus vulgaris cultivar G19833 chromosome 3, P. vulgaris v2.0, whole genome shotgun sequence genomic DNA:
- the LOC137807972 gene encoding subtilisin-like protease SBT5.4, translated as MARSISHVLFLLLICILLQDHIQALKQSYIVYLGSHSLGPNPSSAVLESVTNSHYDLLGSYVGSIEKAKEAIFYSYNRYINGFAAVLDEDEAANVAKNPNVISVFLNKERKLHTTHSWNFLGLERKGVFPPHSLWSKTEGEDVIIANIDTGVWPESKSFSDEGFGPIPKRWRGICQKGGHFKCNRKLIGARFFYKGYEASVGKKLNVSMLSARDNEGHGSHTLSTAGGSVVPGANIFGFGNGTARGGSPKARVATYKACWAEGCFDADIFAAFEAAISDGVDVISMSLGSDNPPEFSESAISIGSFHAVAHGITIMASAGNSGPVPGSVSNNEPWTLTVGASTMDRDFFSYVVLGNNKILKGASLSEFSLPSNKKYPLISSAEALTKSASSSDGPFCLNNTLDAGKVKGKILLCLRGINGRVEKGMVAASLGAVGMIVANDQLTGNEIISDSHVLPATHVNYESGRYIYSYINTTKSPMAYISRPKTELGMKPAPVMAAFSSRGPNLLDQGILKPDITAPGVNIIAAYSELSDSTASKQPITPYNMLSGTSMSCPHVAGVVGLLKALHPNWSPAAIKSAIITSATTKDNSGRRIRTSAQNESTPFDLGGGHIRPNHAADPGLVYDLNTTDYLNYLCGRGYNSSQLKLFYSRPYTCPKSFSLADFNYPTITIPRIKYGHSVNVSRTVTNVGSPSLYRVHIEAPPKVAVWVEPTKLKFEKKGEKKEFRVSFTLKSKTDNTTDSVYGSLTWTDHKHRVRSPIVVNFNPL; from the exons ATGGCACGATCCATTTCTCATGTCTTATTTTTACTTCTTATTTGCATTCTTCTGCAAGATCATATCCAAGCACTCAAACAG TCCTATATTGTATACTTAGGATCACATTCTCTTGGTCCAAATCCTTCTTCAGCTGTTCTTGAATCTGTCACAAACTCTCACTATGATTTACTTGGATCTTATGTGGGAAG CATCGAAAAGGCCAAGGAAGCAATCTTTTATTCTTATAATAGATATATTAATGGGTTTGCTGCAGTTCTTGATGAAGATGAAGCAGCTAATGTTGCAA AGAACCCAAATGTGATATCAGTTTTCTTAAACAAAGAACGAAAATTGCACACAACACACTCATGGAACTTCCTTGGGTTAGAAAGAAAAGGTGTGTTTCCACCTCACTCACTATGGTCGAAGACTGAGGGTGAAGATGTCATTATTGCAAATATAGATACAG GTGTTTGGCCTGAATCCAAGAGTTTTAGTGATGAAGGGTTTGGACCCATCCCAAAAAGGTGGCGCGGAATCTGTCAAAAGGGAGGTCATTTTAAATGCAACAG GAAGCTTATTGGAGCAAGGTTTTTTTACAAAGGGTATGAGGCAAGTGTTGGTAAAAAACTGAACGTGTCGATGCTTAGTGCACGCGACAATGAAGGTCATGGTTCACATACTTTATCAACAGCTGGTGGTAGCGTTGTTCCCGGAGCTAACATTTTTGGGTTTGGCAATGGAACTGCAAGAGGTGGATCACCAAAAGCTCGAGTTGCAACCTATAAGGCGTGCTGGGCTGAAGGATGTTTTGATGCAGATATTTTTGCTGCTTTTGAGGCTGCCATAAGTGATGGTGTAGATGTGATTTCCATGTCTTTGGGTTCAGATAATCCACCGGAGTTTTCTGAAAGTGCTATATCCATAGGGTCCTTCCATGCAGTTGCCCACGGCATAACTATAATGGCCTCTGCTGGCAATTCAGGACCTGTTCCTGGATCTGTATCCAACAATGAACCATGGACTCTCACAGTTGGAGCAAGCACAATGGATAGAGACTTCTTTAGTTACGTTGTACTTGGTAACAACAAAATCTTGAAG GGAGCTAGCCTTTCAGAGTTTAGCTTACCATCTAATAAGAAGTACCCATTGATCAGCAGTGCCGAAGCACTAACTAAATCTGCATCTTCTTCCGACGG CCCTTTTTGCTTGAACAACACTCTTGATGCTGGGAAGGTGAAGGGGAAGATATTGCTCTGTCTTCGCGGTATAAATGGTAGAGTAGAGAAGGGTATGGTAGCTGCCAGTTTAGGCGCTGTTGGGATGATTGTGGCTAATGATCAGCTAACAGGAAATGAAATTATATCCGACTCACATGTGCTTCCTGCTACACATGTTAACTACGAGAGTGGCAGATACATTTATAGTTACATCAACACTACCAA GTCTCCCATGGCTTATATTTCTAGACCGAAAACAGAACTGGGTATGAAGCCAGCTCCAGTTATGGCTGCATTTTCATCAAGGGGTCCCAATCTCCTCGACCAAGGAATCCTCAAG cCTGATATCACTGCACCAGGAGTCAACATCATTGCTGCTTATAGTGAACTCTCAGATTCCACAGCATCTAAGCAACCAATAACTCCTTACAATATGCTTTCTGGCACTTCAATGTCATGTCCTCATGTTGCTGGTGTTGTTGGGTTGCTGAAAGCCCTCCATCCTAATTGGAGCCCAGCTGCTATTAAGTCAGCAATCATTACCTCag CAACTACAAAAGATAACTCTGGAAGGCGTATCCGGACTTCAGCACAGAACGAGTCAACACCATTTGACTTGGGTGGAGGCCACATTCGACCTAATCATGCTGCAGACCCTGGACTTGTATATGACCTAAATACTACTGATTATTTAAACTATTTGTGTGGTCGTGGCTACAACAGTTCCCAGCTGAAGTTGTTCTACAGCAGGCCTTACACTTGTCCGAAGTCATTCAGTTTAGCAGATTTCAATTACCCAACAATCACGATTCCTCGGATTAAATATGGACATTCTGTGAATGTTTCTCGAACTGTTACGAATGTTGGGTCCCCTAGCTTGTATAGAGTTCACATTGAGGCGCCACCAAAGGTTGCAGTTTGGGTTGAGCCTACCAAACTGAAGTTCGAGAAAAAGGGTGAGAAAAAGGAGTTCCGAGTTTCATTCACCTTGAAGTCCAAAACTGACAACACCACTGATTCCGTATATGGGTCGTTGACGTGGACTGATCACAAACACCGTGTTAGGAGTCCAATTGTTGTTAACTTCAATCCTTTGTAA
- the LOC137807965 gene encoding probable inactive purple acid phosphatase 27, producing the protein MKMRVEGFLNINLVPLVAWLLNFNIVFCFAHIHGFGDQPLSKIAIHKAVVSLHTGASITAAPSLLGTKGEDTQWVTVDIDYPAPSAADDWVGVFSPANLNSSTCPPVSNPKEEIPYICSAPVKFKFLNYSNSHYWKTGKASLKFQLINQRADFSFALFSGGLLNPKLVAVSNFISFVNPKVPLYPRLAQGKSWDEMTVTWTSGYQINEAIPFVEWGSKGKTQVQSPAGTLTFGPDSMCGSPARTVGWRDPGFIHTSFLKNLWPNLVYTYRLGHLLSNGSYIWSKKYSFKSSPYPGQDSLQRVIIFGDMGKAERDGSNEYNDYQPGSLNTTGQLIKDLENIDIVFHIGDITYANGYISQWDQFTAQVEPIASTVPYMIASGNHERDWPNTGSFYNTTDSGGECGVLAQNMFFVPAENRANFWYATDYGMFHFCIADSEHDWREGTEQYKFIEHCLATVDRQKQPWLIFVAHRVLGYSSDFWYAMESSFEEPMGRESLQRLWQKYKVDIAFYGHVHNYERTCPIYQNQCVNDERSHYSGVVNGTIHVVAGGAGSHLSNFSEVTPKWSLYRDYDFGFVKLTAFNHSSLLFEYKKSSDGKVYDSFTVSRDYRDVLACVHDGCEATTSTT; encoded by the exons ATGAAGATGAGGGTAGAAGGGTTCCTTAACATTAATCTGGTACCGCTGGTGGCGTGGTTGCTGAACTTCAACATCGTTTTTTGTTTTGCTCATATTCATGGCTTTGGGGACCAACCACTGTCAAAGATTGCTATCCATAAAGCTGTTGTGTCACTCCACACTGGCGCTTCCATCACTGCCGCCCCGTCGCTTCTCGGTACAAAG GGTGAGGATACTCAATGGGTGACAGTAGATATTGATTACCCTGCCCCATCTGCTGCAGATGATTGGGTTGGAGTTTTCTCTCCTGCAAATCTCAA TTCATCAACATGTCCACCTGTGAGTAATCCAAAAGAAGAGATTCCGTATATATGCTCAGCCCCAGTTAAG TTCAAGTTTTTGAATTACTCCAATTCACACTATTGGAAGACAGGAAAAGCTTCTTTGAAATTCCAGTTGATCAATCAACGTGCAGATTTCTCCTTTGCTCTATTTTCAGGCGGACTACTAAAT CCTAAGCTTGTTGCAGTTTCCAATTTCATATCGTTTGTCAATCCTAAGGTGCCTCTGTATCCACGACTTGCTCAGGGGAAGTCTTGGGATGAA ATGACAGTTACCTGGACTAGTGGATATCAAATAAATGAAGCTATACCCTTTGTTGAGTGGGGTTCTAAGGGTAAAACACAAGTGCAATCTCCTGCCGGAACATTGACATTTGGTCCTGACAGCATGTGTG GTTCACCTGCACGAACTGTTGGGTGGCGTGACCCTGGTTTCATACACACAAGTTTTCTAAAAAATCTTTGGCCAAACTTAGT GTATACCTATCGATTAGGGCATCTACTGTCTAATGGTTCTTATATTTGGAGCAAGAAATATTCATTTAAGTCATCACCTTATCCTGGACAGGACTCACTACAACGTGTTATCATATTTGGTGACATGGGGAAG GCTGAGCGCGATGGTTCAAATGAGTATAATGACTATCAACCTGGTTCGCTTAACACCACTGGCCAGCTCATCAAGGATTTAGAAAATATTGACATTGTTTTCCACATAGGAGATATAACTTATGCAAACGGATACATCTCGCAGTGGGACCAATTCACTGCTCAAGTGGAACCAATTGCATCAACAGTTCCTTATATGATTGCCAG TGGTAATCACGAACGTGATTGGCCCAACACAGGATCCTTTTATAACACTACAGATTCAGGTGGCGAATGTGGAGTTTTGGCCCAGAACATGTTTTTTGTTCCAGCCGAGAACAGAGCAAACTTTTG GTACGCGACGGATTATGGCATGTTTCATTTCTGCATAGCTGACAGTGAACATGATTGGAGAGAAGGAACAGAACAATACAAATTCATTGAGCATTGTCTTGCAACAGTAGATAGACAGAAACAACCCTGGTTGATTTTTGTGGCTCATCGTGTGCTCGGATATTCTTCTGATTTTTGGTATGCCATGGAGAGCTCATTTGAAGAGCCCATGGGAAGGGAAAGTTTGCAGAGACTTTGGCAGAAATATAAAGTAGATATTGCATTTTATGGCCATGTCCATAACTACGAAAGGACATGCCCCATATATCAG AATCAATGTGTGAATGATGAAAGGTCTCACTATTCTGGTGTTGTGAATGGAACAATTCATGTTGTTGCTGGAGGTGCAGGAAGTCACTTGTCAAATTTCAGTGAAGTAACCCCTAAGTGGAGTCTTTACAGAGACTATGACTTTGGGTTTGTCAAGTTGACAGCATTCAATCATTCATCTCTCCTCTTTGAATACAAGAAAAGCAGTGATGGAAAGGTCTATGATTCTTTCACCGTTTCAAGGGATTACAGAGATGTTTTAGCCTGTGTGCATGATGGCTGCGAAGCAACCACTTCTACAACTTGA